The genomic segment GTTGCTTCTAGCAAAGCCGAGTGCTGCCTTGGACCAGTTGCCCACTTCATCTTGTGCGATTTTGCGTGCAGGGCCTTTCGCTTCATCATTGCGGTCAGGCTGCTTTTCTGCCAATCCATTGATCAACAGGGCAAAACGACGAGGTGTCTCCAATGCCGTAATTTGATCAAACGGCACGCGCTCAGCAGTCAGCCACTTTTCTACTTTTTCCTTGAATTGTGCCGCTGCCTGTGCGACAAAACGAGCAGGCATTTCTTCCAAACCAACCTCTACAAGTAGATCGCGCTTACTCATTTGTATCCTCTCCCTTCACCTGATTCACTTGATCTGCAGCGTCTGCGTTGCCTTTTTGCAAAAGCGGGAAACCGAGGCGCTCACGCTCTTTATAGTAGGTTTGTGCGACTTCACGAGACAGATTGCGTACACGAGCGATGTAGCCTGTACGCTCCGTCACACTGATCGCTCCACGCGCATCCAACAAGTTGAAGGTGTGGGAGCATTTCAGCACGTAGTCATAAGCTGGGTAAACCAGTCGCTCCGCCATCAGTCTCTTTGCTTCTGCCTCATACGTATTGTAGAGAGAGAACAGCATATCGACATCAGACAGCTCGAATGTGTATTTGGAATGCTCGTATTCTGGTTGCAGGAATACATCTCCGTACGTATACCCGTTGCACCATTCCAGATCGAACACATTTTCTTTTTCCTGAATATAGGAAGCCAAACGCTCCAGTCCGTAAGTCAGCTCAACTGCCACTGGTTTACATTCCAGACCGCCCACTTGCTGGAAGTACGTAAACTGTGTAATCTCCATTCCGTCCAGCCAAACTTCCCAGCCTAAGCCCCATGCGCCGAGACCAGGGTGCTCCCAGTTGTCCTCTACAAATCGGATATCATGCTCCAGTGGATCGATTCCGAGTTCGCGCAAGCTCTCGAGGTACAGCTCTTGAATGTTGTCCGGCGATGGCTTCATGATCACTTGGAACTGGTGATGCTGATACAGACGGTTCGGGTTTTCCCCATAACGTCCGTCTGCCGGACGACGGGAAGGCTCTACATATGCCACATTCCACGGCTCAGGTCCAATGGAACGAAGGAAGGTCATCGGGTTAAGCGTACCTGCCCCTTTTTCAACGTCATACGGCTGGACAATGAGACAGTTTTGCTTTGCCCAAAAGTTTTGCAGCGTCAAAATGATGTCTTGAAATGTCATTTTCATGCTTTTTCCTCCTCTAAACTTATTAGAACTTGGCTTTAAGTCGAAACTAAAAAAACCTCCCGCCTCTACACTGCCTGATGCGACAGTGTAGGGACGAGAGGATTCTCGCGGTTCCACCCTACTTGGCGAATGACTTCTTCGCCCACCTTACAATCAAATTGCTCCAGAACGCCCTTCATCAGCATGGTGACCGGGCTCCCACTATCCCCGATTCGCTATTCACAGCCAGTGGCCGACTACTCTTTTCCTTCATGGCAACATACGTTATACAAGTTTGGTTCTTATCATAACGAAAACAAATTCGTATGTCAATTAGTCCTGATCGGATTGCGTCATTCTTTCCATACGCTCCAGTTGTTCCAGAAATGCTCGACTTTTCAGCCTGAGATCCAGGTACTCATCCATGAAGCTCCGCAGCACATGCTTGAGCTGGTTGCGGGTAGCCGGTTTCACTTCAATGTCACCAAGCCGCTCCAAATCAAATACCTGGAACAGCCGTAACAGCTTCCAGGTTGAGGGTGTAACTGCCATAGCATATGGATCGGAAGGCTGGCAAACTGGGCACAACAGACCCCCCTGTCCCACACTGATCGCATAGGGCTCGCGCTGTTCGCCACAGTTTACACATGCCGTGAGCTGCGGGGAGATCCCCGCTACAATTAGCATCTTGGTCTCAAAAATACGACATAGGATCTCAGCAT from the Brevibacillus brevis genome contains:
- the glyQ gene encoding glycine--tRNA ligase subunit alpha, whose translation is MTFQDIILTLQNFWAKQNCLIVQPYDVEKGAGTLNPMTFLRSIGPEPWNVAYVEPSRRPADGRYGENPNRLYQHHQFQVIMKPSPDNIQELYLESLRELGIDPLEHDIRFVEDNWEHPGLGAWGLGWEVWLDGMEITQFTYFQQVGGLECKPVAVELTYGLERLASYIQEKENVFDLEWCNGYTYGDVFLQPEYEHSKYTFELSDVDMLFSLYNTYEAEAKRLMAERLVYPAYDYVLKCSHTFNLLDARGAISVTERTGYIARVRNLSREVAQTYYKERERLGFPLLQKGNADAADQVNQVKGEDTNE
- the recO gene encoding DNA repair protein RecO translates to MLVKWEGIVIRSVDYGESSKVVTLFTRENGKLGVMARGAKKTKSRLAAVSQLFSHSYYLCKAGPGTGMPDLSQGDMLDSFRDMRQSLTATAYAAYIAELLDRLTQEREPNPYLFQLLLHTFRYLDEGRDAEILCRIFETKMLIVAGISPQLTACVNCGEQREPYAISVGQGGLLCPVCQPSDPYAMAVTPSTWKLLRLFQVFDLERLGDIEVKPATRNQLKHVLRSFMDEYLDLRLKSRAFLEQLERMERMTQSDQD